From Drosophila nasuta strain 15112-1781.00 chromosome X, ASM2355853v1, whole genome shotgun sequence, one genomic window encodes:
- the LOC132796268 gene encoding uncharacterized protein DDB_G0283357 isoform X1, which yields MAAASQPTRTAQLQVAIWCKVRRVLLLLLLAGQAVVGKGEGGATTGGNIVLLATEPIELSAADALATATAAAAAAGDDGELRSLSWLNDSNLIKGIVTTTAAAAAAATKRAAAGGLTLKAATTPVAAAAAAAKAATNNNICFVGDIIEELPPSAGSSNSSETNSNSNNNNNEQQQSNEQQQQQQQSPAVYSTTTVHKGPSGTTTVVEYKAATKAAAGGGVGVGGAFLPARVASNTFVPTITATVKQQPQQQQPQQIFVSNGSNGAGYKSTSGNTTTHHPHKKYLREKMNVEHNNNNNNNSSNINNNNSNTNNHSHVVASTVTVVSSPASSNNSSLSSCSVSGSGSGSGSGSGSSTAAVNGGNSPVPKSSSFNAVFDAVNYAASNNSMPNSSNSNNSNTKNTTSIITTTTSNSNSSVSGNGIGIGIGDPQSATQTVVSTTTLPAGYSFVSHLGSATHVISSQQQPANIVTPESSPLLLCSGGFYSAVPSRAAAGLQLSITPPPQATVMHNGSVSAGSVSGSGSGSGSGSASGMPQLRSPNSYASYENEDSLKEFDMVGSSVRMHTSTPQYQAMTKNNNNNNISSSSSSNNNNNSSSNGNNNNNSSTGGSSSFSSSSNAGNNSSGNNNGNNTPQKQKHPNNVPYDPFVHTNNKPPYSFSSLIFMAIEDSNEKALPVKEIYAWIVQHFPYFKTAPNGWKNSVRHNLSLNKSFVKVEKAPNMGKGSLWRVEPQQRQNLMQALNRSPYFPNSAVDKISPMLKSPTGNPGGYDSLDGSAGSTSVSVVGATTTGGATTPVKTNGVLGSLAIAGGGGGAGGGGGGGGSVQVAGNGTANGNSVGNGAASASAGAGAAHGRFDPKLYPNLCKKFRNISEEPSTQPAQLLGDALDEELHGDYMTNNNNNNNNNNLNNNNNKYNNYASLNGAATVAGNTNINSNNSSNNNTFSAGTTVVAFNFERLARDCGADNIDDVHAAAAMLFLKHGKAFSESYQNGAPVITSSPSEDHTYSAGGNSNADSGASTPRTNGQKSGPQTQTAATAASIGQSESNCANCASCPSCTSDAAYDSSEENHNISPKELADQQRHRDGVDALLSLSRSTTSTTSHYHSSNGSSGSSHSSPHKRASSRSLEEEHHQQQLQLQQQLQQQQQQQQQQHHQSIYTNGSGSKMALLSSAAANVAAAAALAQQQQQQQQQQQPIYEELYAATGNGSSNNNNNTNSNSNSNNSTSNLYLQTISCLPAAVAAPAAVAAANGGGGQPMLQQHLSAVMANAVAVKSKVKPLRGLRTKIKRKAAWMR from the exons ATGGCAGCAGCTTCACAGCCTACGAGAACAGCGCAGCTGCAAGTGGCAATCTGGTGCAAGGTGCGGcgagtgctgctgctgctgctgctggcgggGCAGGCGGTggtggggaagggggagggaggAGCAACAACTGGTGGCAACATTGTCCTGCTTGCCACAGAGCCAATCGAGCTGAGTGCAGCGGATGCTTtggccacagcaacagcagcagcagccgcagctggCGACGATGGTGAATTGCGTTCGTTGTCCTGGCTTAATGACAGCAATCTGATTAAAGGCATTGtcacaaccacagcagcagcagcagcagcagcgacgaaACGTGCTGCTGCGGGCGGCTTAACGCttaaagcagcaacaacgccagttgcagcagcagcagcagcagcgaaagcagcaaccaacaataatatttgctttgtGGGCGACATTATTGAAGAGTTGCCGCCGAGcgcaggcagcagcaacagcagcgagaccaacagcaacagcaacaacaacaacaacgagcaacagcaatcaaacgaacagcagcaacagcagcagcaatcaccCGCCGTATACAGCACCACAACGGTGCACAAAGGACCCAGCGGAACAACCACGGTGGTTGAATACAAGGCTGCAACGAAGGCGGCTGCTGGCGGgggcgtgggcgtgggcgGGGCCTTTTTACCGGCTCGTGTTGCCAGCAACACTTTTGTGCCCACCATCACAGCAACAGTtaagcagcaaccacagcagcagcagccacaacagatCTTTGTcagcaatggcagcaatgGAGCTGGCTACAAATCGACATCGGGCAACACAACGACACATCATCCGCATAAAAAGTATTTGCGTGAGAAGATGAATGtcgagcacaacaacaataacaacaataacagcagtaacatcaacaacaacaacagcaacaccaacaatcATAGTCATGTGGTGGCCTCAACAGTAACTGTGGTCAGTTCGCCCGCCTCCTCAAACAACTCGTCGCTCAGCTCGTGTTCCGTCTCCGGTTCCGGTTCAGGTTCCGGCTCCGGCTCCGGCTCATCCACAGCAGCTGTCAATGGCGGCAACAGTCCCGTGCCCAAGTCAAGCAGTTTCAATGCCGTCTTTGATGCCGTCAACTATGCGGCCTCCAACAACTCAAtgcccaacagcagcaacagcaacaacagcaacaccaaaaaCACCACCAGCATCATCACGACAACgacgagcaacagcaacagcagcgtcaGCGGAAATGGCATCGGTATTGGAATCGGGGATCCACAGTCAGCGACACAGACGGTGGTCAGCACCACGACGCTGCCAGCTGGCTACAGTTTTGTCAGCCACTTGGGCAGCGCCACCCACGTCAT CAGCTCACAACAACAGCCCGCCAACATTGTGACGCCGGAGTCATCGCCTCTGCTGCTGTGCAGCGGCGGCTTCTACAGTGCGGTGCCGTCGCGAGCCGCTGCCGGGCTGCAGTTATCGATTACGCCTCCGCCACAGGCGACAGTGATGCACAATGGTTCCGTTTCGGCGGGTTCTGTTTCCGGTTCGGGTTCAGGTTCAGGTTCGGGCTCCGCTTCGGGGATGCCGCAGTTGCGTAGCCCCAACAGCTATGCCAGCTACGAGAACGAGGACTCGCTGAAGGAGTTCGATATGGTGGGCAGCAGTGTTCGGATGCATACAAGCACTCCCCAGTACCAAGCAATgaccaagaacaacaacaataataacattagcagcagcagcagcagtaacaataacaataacagcagcagcaacggtaataataacaacaactcaTCCActggcggcagcagcagcttcagcagcagctccaacgctggcaacaacagcagcggcaacaacaacggcaataACACACCCCAGAAGCAAAAGCATCCCAACAATGTGCCATACGATCCGTTCGTgcatacaaacaacaaaccgCCATATAGCTTTAG TTCCCTGATCTTCATGGCCATCGAAGACTCCAACGAGAAGGCGCTGCCGGTGAAAGAGATCTACGCGTGGATCGTGCAGCATTTTCCGTACTTCAAGACGGCGCCCAATGGCTGGAAGAACAGCGTGCGCCACAACCTGTCGCTGAACAAGAGCTTCGTCAAGGTGGAGAAGGCGCCCAATATGGGCAAAGGATCGCTGTGGCGTGTCGAGCCGCAGCAGCGACAAAATCTCATGCAGGCCTTAAATCGTTCGCCCTACTTTCCCAACTCGGCTGTCGACAAGATCAGCCCGATGCTCAAGAGTCCCACTGGCAATCCAGGTGGTTACGACAGCTTGGATGGCAGCGCCGGCTCCACGTCAGTGTCCGTCGTgggtgcaacaacaacgggaGGAGCTACAACGCCCGTTAAAACGAATGGAGTGCTTGGCTCATTGGCCATTGCTGGTGGTGGAGGGGGAgcaggaggtggaggaggaggaggaggctcTGTTCAAGTGGCTGGCAATGGCACAGCAAATGGAAATAGTGTTGGCAACGgagctgcttctgcttctgctggaGCTGGTGCTGCTCATGGACGTTTCGATCCGAAATTGTATCCCAATTTGTGCAAGAAATTTCGCAACATCAGCGAGGAGCCATCGACGCAGCCGGCGCAGCTCTTAGGCGATGCTCTTGACGAGGAGCTGCACGGCGATTATATgaccaataacaacaacaacaacaataataacaatcttaacaacaataataacaagtacAACAATTATGCATCTCTCAATggagcagcaactgttgctggcAACACCAACATCAACTCCAACAactccagcaacaacaacacattcTCAGCTGGCACAACAGTCGTTGCCTTCAATTTCGAGCGCTTGGCGCGCGATTGTGGCGCCGATAACATTGACGATGTTCACGCCGCGGCTGCGATGCTCTTCCTTAAGCACGGAAAAGCCTTCAGCGAGTCCTATCAGAATGG CGCACCGGTGATAACGAGCTCGCCCAGCGAGGATCACACTTACTCGGCGGGTGGCAATAGCAATGCGGACAGTGGAGCCTCGACGCCGCGAACCAATGGCCAGAAGAGTGGCCCTCAGACGCAGACGGCGGCGACGGCGGCGAGCATTGGACAAAGCGAGAGCAATTGTGCCAACTGTGCCAGTTGTCCCAGCTGCACCAGCGATGCGGCCTACGACAGCAGCGAGGAGAA TCACAACATTTCGCCCAAGGAGCTGGCGGATCAGCAGCGACATCGAGATGGCGTTGATGccttgttgtcgctgtcgcgtTCGACGACGTCGACAACGTCGCATTAtcacagcagcaacggcagcagtggcagcagtcATAGTTCACCGCACAAACGCGCCTCGAGTCGCAGCCTCGAGGAGgaacatcatcagcagcagttgcagctgcagcaacaacttcaacagcagcaacagcagcagcagcagcagcatcatcagaGCATCTACACAAATGGAAGTGGCAGCAAAATGGCGCTGCTTAGCAGTGCTGCTGCCAATGTGGCAGCTGCCGCAGCCTTggcccagcagcaacaacagcaacagcagcagcagcaaccgatTTACGAGGAACTCTATGCAGCGActggcaatggcagcagcaacaacaacaacaacaccaacagcaacagcaacagcaacaactccacctcaaatttgtatttgcaaaCAATTAGTTGTCtcccagctgctgttgctgccccaGCAGCAGTGGCTGCTGCGAACGGCGGTGGGGGACAGCCGATGTTGCAGCAGCATCTGAGTGCGGTCATGGCCAATGCTGTGGCTGTCAAAAGCAAGGTGAAGCCCTTGAGGGGACTGCGCACCAAGATCAAGCGAAAGGCTGCCTGGATGCGGTGA
- the LOC132796268 gene encoding homeobox protein 2 isoform X2, with protein sequence MAAASQPTRTAQLQVAIWCKVRRVLLLLLLAGQAVVGKGEGGATTGGNIVLLATEPIELSAADALATATAAAAAAGDDGELRSLSWLNDSNLIKGIVTTTAAAAAAATKRAAAGGLTLKAATTPVAAAAAAAKAATNNNICFVGDIIEELPPSAGSSNSSETNSNSNNNNNEQQQSNEQQQQQQQSPAVYSTTTVHKGPSGTTTVVEYKAATKAAAGGGVGVGGAFLPARVASNTFVPTITATVKQQPQQQQPQQIFVSNGSNGAGYKSTSGNTTTHHPHKKYLREKMNVEHNNNNNNNSSNINNNNSNTNNHSHVVASTVTVVSSPASSNNSSLSSCSVSGSGSGSGSGSGSSTAAVNGGNSPVPKSSSFNAVFDAVNYAASNNSMPNSSNSNNSNTKNTTSIITTTTSNSNSSVSGNGIGIGIGDPQSATQTVVSTTTLPAGYSFVSHLGSATHVISQQQPANIVTPESSPLLLCSGGFYSAVPSRAAAGLQLSITPPPQATVMHNGSVSAGSVSGSGSGSGSGSASGMPQLRSPNSYASYENEDSLKEFDMVGSSVRMHTSTPQYQAMTKNNNNNNISSSSSSNNNNNSSSNGNNNNNSSTGGSSSFSSSSNAGNNSSGNNNGNNTPQKQKHPNNVPYDPFVHTNNKPPYSFSSLIFMAIEDSNEKALPVKEIYAWIVQHFPYFKTAPNGWKNSVRHNLSLNKSFVKVEKAPNMGKGSLWRVEPQQRQNLMQALNRSPYFPNSAVDKISPMLKSPTGNPGGYDSLDGSAGSTSVSVVGATTTGGATTPVKTNGVLGSLAIAGGGGGAGGGGGGGGSVQVAGNGTANGNSVGNGAASASAGAGAAHGRFDPKLYPNLCKKFRNISEEPSTQPAQLLGDALDEELHGDYMTNNNNNNNNNNLNNNNNKYNNYASLNGAATVAGNTNINSNNSSNNNTFSAGTTVVAFNFERLARDCGADNIDDVHAAAAMLFLKHGKAFSESYQNGAPVITSSPSEDHTYSAGGNSNADSGASTPRTNGQKSGPQTQTAATAASIGQSESNCANCASCPSCTSDAAYDSSEENHNISPKELADQQRHRDGVDALLSLSRSTTSTTSHYHSSNGSSGSSHSSPHKRASSRSLEEEHHQQQLQLQQQLQQQQQQQQQQHHQSIYTNGSGSKMALLSSAAANVAAAAALAQQQQQQQQQQQPIYEELYAATGNGSSNNNNNTNSNSNSNNSTSNLYLQTISCLPAAVAAPAAVAAANGGGGQPMLQQHLSAVMANAVAVKSKVKPLRGLRTKIKRKAAWMR encoded by the exons ATGGCAGCAGCTTCACAGCCTACGAGAACAGCGCAGCTGCAAGTGGCAATCTGGTGCAAGGTGCGGcgagtgctgctgctgctgctgctggcgggGCAGGCGGTggtggggaagggggagggaggAGCAACAACTGGTGGCAACATTGTCCTGCTTGCCACAGAGCCAATCGAGCTGAGTGCAGCGGATGCTTtggccacagcaacagcagcagcagccgcagctggCGACGATGGTGAATTGCGTTCGTTGTCCTGGCTTAATGACAGCAATCTGATTAAAGGCATTGtcacaaccacagcagcagcagcagcagcagcgacgaaACGTGCTGCTGCGGGCGGCTTAACGCttaaagcagcaacaacgccagttgcagcagcagcagcagcagcgaaagcagcaaccaacaataatatttgctttgtGGGCGACATTATTGAAGAGTTGCCGCCGAGcgcaggcagcagcaacagcagcgagaccaacagcaacagcaacaacaacaacaacgagcaacagcaatcaaacgaacagcagcaacagcagcagcaatcaccCGCCGTATACAGCACCACAACGGTGCACAAAGGACCCAGCGGAACAACCACGGTGGTTGAATACAAGGCTGCAACGAAGGCGGCTGCTGGCGGgggcgtgggcgtgggcgGGGCCTTTTTACCGGCTCGTGTTGCCAGCAACACTTTTGTGCCCACCATCACAGCAACAGTtaagcagcaaccacagcagcagcagccacaacagatCTTTGTcagcaatggcagcaatgGAGCTGGCTACAAATCGACATCGGGCAACACAACGACACATCATCCGCATAAAAAGTATTTGCGTGAGAAGATGAATGtcgagcacaacaacaataacaacaataacagcagtaacatcaacaacaacaacagcaacaccaacaatcATAGTCATGTGGTGGCCTCAACAGTAACTGTGGTCAGTTCGCCCGCCTCCTCAAACAACTCGTCGCTCAGCTCGTGTTCCGTCTCCGGTTCCGGTTCAGGTTCCGGCTCCGGCTCCGGCTCATCCACAGCAGCTGTCAATGGCGGCAACAGTCCCGTGCCCAAGTCAAGCAGTTTCAATGCCGTCTTTGATGCCGTCAACTATGCGGCCTCCAACAACTCAAtgcccaacagcagcaacagcaacaacagcaacaccaaaaaCACCACCAGCATCATCACGACAACgacgagcaacagcaacagcagcgtcaGCGGAAATGGCATCGGTATTGGAATCGGGGATCCACAGTCAGCGACACAGACGGTGGTCAGCACCACGACGCTGCCAGCTGGCTACAGTTTTGTCAGCCACTTGGGCAGCGCCACCCACGTCAT CTCACAACAACAGCCCGCCAACATTGTGACGCCGGAGTCATCGCCTCTGCTGCTGTGCAGCGGCGGCTTCTACAGTGCGGTGCCGTCGCGAGCCGCTGCCGGGCTGCAGTTATCGATTACGCCTCCGCCACAGGCGACAGTGATGCACAATGGTTCCGTTTCGGCGGGTTCTGTTTCCGGTTCGGGTTCAGGTTCAGGTTCGGGCTCCGCTTCGGGGATGCCGCAGTTGCGTAGCCCCAACAGCTATGCCAGCTACGAGAACGAGGACTCGCTGAAGGAGTTCGATATGGTGGGCAGCAGTGTTCGGATGCATACAAGCACTCCCCAGTACCAAGCAATgaccaagaacaacaacaataataacattagcagcagcagcagcagtaacaataacaataacagcagcagcaacggtaataataacaacaactcaTCCActggcggcagcagcagcttcagcagcagctccaacgctggcaacaacagcagcggcaacaacaacggcaataACACACCCCAGAAGCAAAAGCATCCCAACAATGTGCCATACGATCCGTTCGTgcatacaaacaacaaaccgCCATATAGCTTTAG TTCCCTGATCTTCATGGCCATCGAAGACTCCAACGAGAAGGCGCTGCCGGTGAAAGAGATCTACGCGTGGATCGTGCAGCATTTTCCGTACTTCAAGACGGCGCCCAATGGCTGGAAGAACAGCGTGCGCCACAACCTGTCGCTGAACAAGAGCTTCGTCAAGGTGGAGAAGGCGCCCAATATGGGCAAAGGATCGCTGTGGCGTGTCGAGCCGCAGCAGCGACAAAATCTCATGCAGGCCTTAAATCGTTCGCCCTACTTTCCCAACTCGGCTGTCGACAAGATCAGCCCGATGCTCAAGAGTCCCACTGGCAATCCAGGTGGTTACGACAGCTTGGATGGCAGCGCCGGCTCCACGTCAGTGTCCGTCGTgggtgcaacaacaacgggaGGAGCTACAACGCCCGTTAAAACGAATGGAGTGCTTGGCTCATTGGCCATTGCTGGTGGTGGAGGGGGAgcaggaggtggaggaggaggaggaggctcTGTTCAAGTGGCTGGCAATGGCACAGCAAATGGAAATAGTGTTGGCAACGgagctgcttctgcttctgctggaGCTGGTGCTGCTCATGGACGTTTCGATCCGAAATTGTATCCCAATTTGTGCAAGAAATTTCGCAACATCAGCGAGGAGCCATCGACGCAGCCGGCGCAGCTCTTAGGCGATGCTCTTGACGAGGAGCTGCACGGCGATTATATgaccaataacaacaacaacaacaataataacaatcttaacaacaataataacaagtacAACAATTATGCATCTCTCAATggagcagcaactgttgctggcAACACCAACATCAACTCCAACAactccagcaacaacaacacattcTCAGCTGGCACAACAGTCGTTGCCTTCAATTTCGAGCGCTTGGCGCGCGATTGTGGCGCCGATAACATTGACGATGTTCACGCCGCGGCTGCGATGCTCTTCCTTAAGCACGGAAAAGCCTTCAGCGAGTCCTATCAGAATGG CGCACCGGTGATAACGAGCTCGCCCAGCGAGGATCACACTTACTCGGCGGGTGGCAATAGCAATGCGGACAGTGGAGCCTCGACGCCGCGAACCAATGGCCAGAAGAGTGGCCCTCAGACGCAGACGGCGGCGACGGCGGCGAGCATTGGACAAAGCGAGAGCAATTGTGCCAACTGTGCCAGTTGTCCCAGCTGCACCAGCGATGCGGCCTACGACAGCAGCGAGGAGAA TCACAACATTTCGCCCAAGGAGCTGGCGGATCAGCAGCGACATCGAGATGGCGTTGATGccttgttgtcgctgtcgcgtTCGACGACGTCGACAACGTCGCATTAtcacagcagcaacggcagcagtggcagcagtcATAGTTCACCGCACAAACGCGCCTCGAGTCGCAGCCTCGAGGAGgaacatcatcagcagcagttgcagctgcagcaacaacttcaacagcagcaacagcagcagcagcagcagcatcatcagaGCATCTACACAAATGGAAGTGGCAGCAAAATGGCGCTGCTTAGCAGTGCTGCTGCCAATGTGGCAGCTGCCGCAGCCTTggcccagcagcaacaacagcaacagcagcagcagcaaccgatTTACGAGGAACTCTATGCAGCGActggcaatggcagcagcaacaacaacaacaacaccaacagcaacagcaacagcaacaactccacctcaaatttgtatttgcaaaCAATTAGTTGTCtcccagctgctgttgctgccccaGCAGCAGTGGCTGCTGCGAACGGCGGTGGGGGACAGCCGATGTTGCAGCAGCATCTGAGTGCGGTCATGGCCAATGCTGTGGCTGTCAAAAGCAAGGTGAAGCCCTTGAGGGGACTGCGCACCAAGATCAAGCGAAAGGCTGCCTGGATGCGGTGA